One genomic window of Silurus meridionalis isolate SWU-2019-XX chromosome 22, ASM1480568v1, whole genome shotgun sequence includes the following:
- the sdc2 gene encoding syndecan-2, producing the protein MRNLWMISTLFLTVFLFGERILVTAAKSSSSTDDLYLEETGSGGYPEDDDDFSSGSGSGAGEEEAAKVITENMIYIAPKAKPTQDTTKDFTPKLETITAWDWDNTKGLPRQPVRTERPVLVTENERRNPVAGTTSSPRSPVEEPYEVHSENLFQRTEVLAAVIAGGVIGFLFAIFLILLLVYRMRKKDEGSYDLSERKPSGAVYQKAPTKEFYA; encoded by the exons ATATTGGTCACGGCTGCAAAGTCCTCATCCTCCACAGATGATTTGTACCTCGAGGAAACGGGATCTGGAGGATACCCCGAAGATGACGATGACTTTAGCTCTGGATCAGGCTCAG GTGCTGGTGAAGAAGAGGCGGCAAAGGTGATTACAGAAAACATGATATACATAGCACCCAAAGCAAAACCTACACAGGACACCACCAAAGACTTCACACCCAAACTGGAGACTATCACAGCCTGGGACTGGGACAACACAAAAGGACTGCCTAGACAGCCTGTCAGGACAGAG CGCCCAGTTCTTGTCACGGAGAATGAGCGCAGAAATCCAGTTGCGGGCACCACCAGTTCCCCTCGCTCCCCCGTAGAGGAGCCCTACGAAGTGCACTCAGAAAACCTCTTCCAAAGAACAGAGGTTCTAGCAG CTGTCATTGCCGGTGGAGTTATTGGATTCCTCTTTGCcatcttcctcatcctcctttTGGTGTACCGCATGAGGAAGAAGGATGAAGGCAGCTATGATCTTTCTGAGAGGAAACCCTCTGGAGCAGTGTATCAAAAGGCTCCTACCAAGGAGTTTTACGCATAG